From the genome of Streptomyces sp. NBC_01317, one region includes:
- a CDS encoding N-acetylmuramoyl-L-alanine amidase — translation MWPRKIRQGLALLPLALVVTCDAPESRTPEPRHPHVRVGPAAPRPAIIGRSVWHADEKAVRDKPAYTGAVEMVFLHHTNHSNTYDCRADVPGMLRSMQEHHIQDMGWNDLGYNFVVDRCGNIYEGRAGGVDRPVRGAHAKGFNGRTLGIAALGHFGSGQEVPPAMLRSIAAVAAWKLPRGVDPEGQVRMVSNNDGSRFPKGKPAELKVISGHRDEYETQCPGEALYEQIPHLRQMVARLRKR, via the coding sequence ATGTGGCCCCGCAAGATCAGGCAGGGGTTGGCGCTTCTGCCGCTGGCACTGGTGGTGACGTGCGACGCTCCGGAGAGCAGGACACCGGAGCCACGGCACCCCCATGTCCGGGTCGGGCCGGCGGCGCCCCGTCCTGCCATCATCGGGCGGTCGGTGTGGCACGCGGACGAGAAGGCGGTACGGGACAAGCCCGCGTACACCGGGGCGGTGGAGATGGTGTTCCTCCATCACACCAACCACTCCAACACCTACGACTGCCGTGCGGACGTGCCCGGGATGCTGCGCTCCATGCAGGAGCACCACATCCAGGACATGGGGTGGAACGACCTGGGCTACAACTTCGTCGTGGACCGCTGCGGGAACATCTACGAAGGGCGCGCGGGCGGGGTGGACCGGCCGGTGCGCGGGGCCCACGCGAAGGGGTTCAACGGCCGGACCCTGGGGATCGCGGCGCTCGGCCACTTCGGGAGCGGCCAGGAGGTGCCGCCCGCGATGCTGAGGTCGATCGCCGCCGTCGCGGCGTGGAAGCTGCCGCGCGGGGTGGACCCCGAGGGGCAGGTGCGGATGGTGTCCAACAACGACGGGAGCCGCTTCCCGAAGGGAAAGCCCGCGGAGCTGAAGGTGATCTCCGGGCACCGGGACGAGTACGAGACCCAGTGTCCCGGCGAGGCGCTCTACGAGCAGATCCCCCATCTGCGGCAGATGGTGGCGCGGCTGCGGAAGAGGTGA
- a CDS encoding GntR family transcriptional regulator, whose amino-acid sequence MTGIWLKHQKISEALAKEIRSGGRRAGEQLPGEKALAQRFSVSRTTVRAALAELSEAGLIVTRSGKGSYVLFDGQPLDTPLGWAHALATQGISSRVQTIAVEEVNDDALAERLGVDSPVFVRVARIRELTEEGCVVSYERSFLPPVPGVRELPRQGPAEMSLTEVMRQAGLHPDHGEQRLGGRRINAREAELLRREPGDWFLDAQRTSFASDGFFVEHVVSLLDPEHFQMSLEFQGGA is encoded by the coding sequence ATGACCGGAATCTGGCTCAAGCATCAGAAGATCTCCGAGGCGCTGGCCAAGGAGATCCGCAGCGGTGGACGGCGGGCCGGTGAGCAGCTGCCGGGTGAGAAGGCCCTGGCCCAGCGTTTCTCCGTGAGCCGTACCACCGTGCGCGCCGCCCTGGCGGAACTGAGCGAAGCCGGCCTGATCGTCACCCGGAGCGGCAAGGGGTCGTACGTACTCTTCGACGGCCAACCCCTGGACACGCCCCTGGGGTGGGCGCACGCCCTGGCCACCCAGGGCATCTCCTCCCGGGTCCAGACGATCGCCGTCGAGGAGGTCAACGACGACGCGCTGGCCGAGCGGCTGGGCGTGGATTCCCCCGTCTTCGTCCGGGTCGCGCGGATCCGGGAGCTGACCGAGGAGGGCTGCGTGGTGTCGTACGAACGCAGCTTCCTGCCCCCCGTTCCCGGGGTACGGGAGCTGCCGAGGCAGGGGCCGGCCGAGATGTCGCTCACGGAGGTCATGCGGCAGGCCGGACTCCACCCCGACCACGGGGAGCAGCGCCTCGGCGGGCGCCGGATCAACGCGCGGGAGGCGGAGCTGCTGCGGCGGGAGCCGGGCGACTGGTTCCTGGACGCGCAGCGCACCAGCTTCGCGTCGGACGGCTTCTTCGTCGAGCACGTCGTCAGCCTGCTCGACCCCGAGCACTTCCAGATGTCGCTCGAATTCCAGGGCGGGGCCTAA
- a CDS encoding purine-cytosine permease family protein, producing MAGTLDSGSGSGPGPDSGSGSGRQIQVETHGLDVIGDAERKGTPRQLFWPWFGANVSILGLSYGAFALGFGISFWQALIAGLVGIIVSFLLCGFIAVAGKRGSAPTMVLSRAAYGVHGNRLPSVVSWVLTVGWETVLTSLATLATATVLGRLGWGGGTETKIIALILISALVVVGGVMGFDLIMRLQTVITVVTAVLTLVYIGLVADHIHWHTVSALPGGSAEEFIGALVFLLTGFGLGWVNAAADYSRYLPRRSSTRGVIGWTTVGASVAPVILLIFGLLLAGSSKSLNTAIAADPIGALTTILPTWFLVPFAIVAVLGLVGGAVLDIYSSGLALLSAGLRVPRYLAALFDGVLMIAGSVYIVFFADNFLGQFIGFLTTLGVPVAAWCGVMLADLLLRRRPYDDLDLYRPRGRYGDFAWVPLVLTVVATALGWGLVTNAAASWLNWQGYLLGPFGLGGKTGSWAFANLGVLAALVLCFAGYLLLARGRVRAQERRPATIGDKLPV from the coding sequence ATGGCAGGCACTCTCGACAGCGGCTCCGGCTCCGGCCCGGGACCCGACTCCGGTTCCGGGTCAGGGCGACAGATCCAGGTGGAGACCCACGGTCTGGACGTGATCGGCGACGCGGAGCGCAAGGGCACCCCCCGTCAGCTCTTCTGGCCCTGGTTCGGGGCCAACGTCTCCATTCTCGGCCTCAGTTACGGCGCCTTCGCGCTCGGCTTCGGCATCTCCTTCTGGCAGGCCCTGATCGCCGGGCTGGTCGGCATCATCGTCTCCTTCCTCCTCTGCGGCTTCATCGCGGTCGCCGGCAAACGCGGCTCCGCGCCGACGATGGTGCTCAGCCGCGCCGCCTACGGCGTGCACGGCAACCGGCTGCCGTCGGTCGTCTCCTGGGTGCTCACCGTCGGCTGGGAGACCGTCCTCACCTCGCTGGCCACCCTCGCCACCGCGACCGTCCTCGGACGGCTCGGCTGGGGCGGCGGGACCGAGACCAAGATCATCGCGCTGATCCTCATCAGCGCGCTCGTCGTGGTCGGCGGCGTGATGGGCTTCGACCTCATCATGCGGCTCCAGACCGTGATCACCGTGGTCACGGCCGTTCTCACCCTCGTCTACATCGGGCTCGTCGCCGACCACATCCACTGGCACACCGTCAGCGCCCTCCCCGGCGGCTCCGCCGAGGAGTTCATCGGCGCGCTCGTCTTCCTGCTGACCGGCTTCGGCCTCGGCTGGGTCAACGCCGCCGCCGACTACTCCCGCTACCTGCCCCGCCGCTCCTCGACGCGCGGAGTGATCGGCTGGACCACCGTGGGCGCCTCCGTGGCACCGGTGATCCTGCTCATCTTCGGCCTGCTGCTGGCGGGCTCCTCCAAGAGCCTCAACACGGCCATCGCCGCCGACCCCATCGGCGCGCTCACCACGATCCTGCCCACCTGGTTCCTGGTCCCGTTCGCGATCGTCGCCGTCCTCGGCCTGGTCGGCGGCGCGGTGCTGGACATCTACTCCTCGGGGCTCGCGCTGCTCTCGGCGGGCCTGCGGGTGCCCCGCTACCTCGCCGCCCTGTTCGACGGCGTCCTCATGATCGCGGGATCGGTCTACATCGTCTTCTTCGCCGACAACTTCCTCGGCCAGTTCATCGGCTTCCTGACCACCCTCGGCGTCCCCGTGGCGGCCTGGTGCGGGGTGATGCTCGCCGACCTGCTGCTGCGCCGCCGGCCGTACGACGACCTCGACCTGTACCGCCCCCGTGGCCGCTACGGCGATTTCGCGTGGGTGCCCCTGGTGCTCACGGTCGTCGCCACCGCGCTCGGCTGGGGTCTCGTCACCAACGCCGCAGCCAGTTGGCTCAACTGGCAGGGCTACCTGCTCGGCCCCTTCGGCCTGGGCGGCAAGACCGGCTCCTGGGCCTTCGCCAACCTGGGCGTGCTGGCCGCCCTGGTGCTCTGCTTCGCCGGATATCTGCTCCTCGCGCGCGGCCGGGTGCGCGCCCAGGAGCGGCGGCCGGCGACGATCGGGGACAAGCTGCCCGTATGA
- a CDS encoding alpha-ketoglutarate-dependent dioxygenase AlkB has product MSVHLQPSLFEQSEDVRLGPLGGLRRTTLGDGAWIDLLPGWLSGADTLFGELVAGVPWHAERRRMYDREVAVPRLLSFYRAGDALPHPVLDEARTALGVHYAAELREPFATAGLCYYRDGRDSVAWHGDRTGRGSTEDTMVAILSVGEPRDLTLRPRGGGGTTRRVPLGHGDLIVMGGSCQRTWEHAIPKTTRGVGPRISVQFRPQGVS; this is encoded by the coding sequence ATGTCCGTACATCTCCAGCCTTCACTCTTCGAGCAGTCCGAGGACGTACGCCTGGGTCCGCTCGGCGGCCTCCGGCGCACCACGCTGGGCGACGGGGCGTGGATCGATCTCCTCCCCGGCTGGCTGAGCGGCGCGGACACACTCTTCGGGGAACTGGTGGCCGGCGTGCCGTGGCACGCCGAGCGGCGCCGGATGTACGACCGCGAGGTGGCCGTACCGCGCCTGCTGTCGTTCTACCGGGCCGGGGACGCCCTCCCCCACCCCGTCCTGGACGAGGCGCGCACCGCCCTGGGCGTCCACTACGCGGCCGAGCTGCGTGAGCCGTTCGCCACGGCGGGGCTCTGCTACTACCGGGACGGCCGGGACAGCGTCGCCTGGCACGGCGACCGGACCGGGCGCGGCTCCACGGAAGACACCATGGTCGCGATCCTCTCGGTCGGGGAGCCGCGCGACCTCACGCTGCGGCCGCGCGGGGGCGGCGGCACCACGAGGCGGGTGCCGCTGGGGCACGGCGACCTGATCGTGATGGGCGGCTCGTGCCAGCGGACCTGGGAACACGCGATCCCGAAGACCACACGCGGCGTCGGCCCCCGGATCAGTGTCCAGTTCCGCCCGCAGGGCGTCAGCTGA
- a CDS encoding SH3 domain-containing protein encodes MYELRIKRRITAALAVAILAGSGALVATPAAATGTTPPEATTAVAALPKGKVTARLPLSIRQRPTTNSAYLGSFQPGTIITLYCKTRGQNVEGNNLWYLLGGSKRGWVSARYVKNFSPVAYCRF; translated from the coding sequence GTGTACGAACTGCGCATCAAGCGTCGGATCACCGCGGCCCTCGCCGTCGCCATCCTCGCCGGCTCCGGCGCCCTGGTCGCCACGCCCGCCGCCGCGACGGGCACGACCCCGCCGGAGGCCACCACGGCGGTGGCGGCGCTCCCCAAGGGCAAGGTCACCGCCCGCCTCCCGCTGAGCATCCGCCAGAGGCCGACGACCAACTCCGCGTACCTCGGCAGCTTCCAGCCCGGCACGATCATCACCCTGTACTGCAAGACCCGCGGCCAGAACGTCGAGGGCAACAACCTCTGGTACCTGCTCGGCGGTTCGAAGCGGGGCTGGGTCTCGGCCCGCTACGTGAAGAACTTCTCGCCGGTGGCGTACTGCCGGTTCTGA
- a CDS encoding DUF6221 family protein — translation MTEHNADLVAFVRARLDDEEQLAEAAGGAGWRTPQESPGEVHDDLGAITFSVRTRGFDQHIARQDPARTLRRIGSSRVLLDQYVPLAALDVDSPAADFPSGRAVGLGFAVRQLAAEHADHPDYRASWLPRFT, via the coding sequence ATGACCGAGCACAACGCGGACCTGGTGGCCTTCGTACGCGCGCGCCTCGACGACGAGGAGCAGCTGGCCGAGGCGGCGGGAGGCGCCGGGTGGCGCACCCCCCAGGAGTCGCCGGGCGAGGTGCACGACGACCTCGGAGCGATCACCTTCAGCGTCCGGACCCGGGGCTTCGACCAGCACATCGCCCGCCAGGACCCGGCGCGGACCCTTCGGCGTATCGGATCGAGCCGCGTCCTGCTCGACCAGTACGTCCCCCTGGCGGCCCTCGACGTCGACTCCCCCGCGGCCGACTTCCCGTCGGGCCGCGCGGTCGGCCTCGGCTTCGCCGTACGCCAGTTGGCGGCGGAGCACGCCGACCACCCGGACTACCGGGCGAGTTGGCTGCCGCGTTTCACTTAG
- a CDS encoding SDR family NAD(P)-dependent oxidoreductase — translation MTTSSETQKLIVVTGASTGLGAATARELARQGFHVLAGVRRENDADAIRAAGVEPVILDITRSEQVEALAARIADDPRPLHALVNNAGIQVNAPVETLPLTEWRRVFEVNLFGHIAVTQALLPALLRAKGRVINISSIGGKYAMATYGAYAGAKFALEAVSDSLRREVEPLGVQVVVVEPGGVRTEIAARGIATADDLATRMTPEQHARYGSLVRANNTLMATGTASGLTADAAARVVAKAVTARRPRTRYTAGRDAALIMRLGPFLSDRTLDRVLAANLRRHHPKGAGASASIEVSASASK, via the coding sequence GTGACAACGTCATCCGAAACGCAGAAGCTGATCGTCGTGACCGGAGCCTCCACGGGCCTGGGCGCGGCCACCGCCCGGGAACTGGCCCGGCAGGGATTCCACGTTCTGGCCGGCGTGCGACGGGAGAACGACGCCGACGCGATCCGGGCGGCCGGCGTCGAGCCGGTCATCCTCGACATCACCAGGTCCGAGCAGGTGGAGGCACTCGCCGCCCGGATCGCCGACGACCCGCGCCCGCTCCACGCGCTCGTCAACAACGCCGGAATCCAGGTGAACGCGCCGGTCGAAACCCTGCCGTTGACCGAGTGGCGGCGCGTCTTCGAGGTCAACCTGTTCGGCCACATCGCCGTCACCCAGGCGCTCCTGCCCGCACTGCTGCGTGCCAAGGGCCGCGTGATCAACATCAGCTCGATCGGCGGCAAGTACGCCATGGCCACCTACGGCGCGTACGCCGGCGCCAAGTTCGCCCTGGAAGCGGTCAGCGACTCCCTCCGCCGGGAGGTCGAGCCGCTGGGCGTCCAGGTTGTCGTGGTCGAGCCGGGCGGTGTCCGTACGGAGATCGCGGCCCGCGGCATCGCGACGGCGGACGACCTGGCCACCCGGATGACCCCGGAGCAGCACGCGCGTTACGGCAGCCTGGTCCGGGCGAACAACACCTTGATGGCCACGGGCACCGCGTCGGGCCTGACCGCCGACGCCGCCGCCCGGGTCGTCGCGAAGGCCGTGACGGCCCGCCGACCGCGTACCCGCTACACCGCGGGCCGGGACGCCGCCCTGATCATGCGCCTGGGCCCGTTCCTGTCCGACCGCACACTCGACCGCGTCCTCGCCGCCAACCTGCGCCGCCACCACCCGAAGGGAGCCGGGGCATCAGCGTCCATCGAGGTCTCGGCGTCCGCGTCTAAGTGA
- a CDS encoding alkaline phosphatase D family protein — MTPVHHHAPGTHAPELRAAARHLGRRRFLTGTGAAAALAFAVNLPTAGVASAAALDAAKITENPFTLGVASGDPRPDGVLLWTRLAPRPYEPDSGLPRNRVAVRWELAHDARFTRIAERGQVDAHPEFDHSVHVDVPGLDSDRVYWFRFRVGTWISPVGRTRTAPARGATIGELRIAAVSCQAYHDGYFTAYKHLAEEDLDVVFHLGDYLYEYAVTAVGGTRNYTDRRLPAHYNRETVTLEDYRLRYGLYKSDPDLMAAHAAHPFVVTWDDHETENNYADETPENDVPPEEFLLRRAAAYRAYWENQPLRTPQRPQGPDMRLYRRLQFGRLAQFDVLDTRQYRSDQAYGDTAHVPGPESEDPSRTMTGETQERWLLNGWQNSRAVWNVVPQQVNFSARRLDLNPVAKVSMDAWDGYPAARKRLLDGAEAAGVANLMVLTGDVHVAYAYDIKRDFDDPASRTVGTEIVATSIASGKDGADKPATWETYTQANPHMKFYNGRRGYALVTLGRESARADFRTVSAVTTPGAPVSTAASFVTEAGNPGLEPA, encoded by the coding sequence ATGACACCCGTACACCACCACGCGCCGGGTACCCACGCACCTGAACTCAGAGCAGCCGCCCGGCATCTCGGCCGCCGCCGGTTCCTGACCGGGACGGGCGCGGCGGCCGCGCTCGCCTTCGCCGTGAACCTGCCGACCGCCGGGGTCGCGAGCGCCGCCGCGCTCGACGCCGCGAAGATCACCGAGAATCCGTTCACCCTCGGCGTCGCCTCCGGTGACCCGCGCCCGGACGGCGTCCTGCTCTGGACCCGGCTCGCGCCCAGACCGTACGAGCCGGACAGCGGCCTGCCGAGGAACAGGGTCGCCGTACGGTGGGAACTCGCCCACGACGCCCGCTTCACCCGGATCGCCGAGCGCGGACAGGTCGACGCCCACCCGGAGTTCGACCACAGCGTGCACGTCGACGTCCCGGGCCTGGACTCCGACCGCGTGTACTGGTTCCGCTTCCGTGTCGGTACGTGGATCAGCCCCGTGGGCCGTACCCGTACCGCGCCCGCGCGGGGCGCCACGATCGGCGAGCTGAGGATCGCCGCCGTCTCCTGCCAGGCGTACCACGACGGCTACTTCACCGCGTACAAGCACCTCGCGGAGGAGGACCTGGACGTCGTCTTCCACCTGGGCGACTACCTGTACGAGTACGCCGTGACGGCGGTCGGCGGTACCCGCAACTACACCGACCGGCGGCTGCCCGCGCACTACAACCGGGAGACCGTCACGCTGGAGGACTACCGGCTGCGGTACGGCCTCTACAAGTCGGACCCCGACCTGATGGCGGCGCACGCCGCGCACCCGTTCGTCGTGACGTGGGACGACCACGAGACCGAGAACAACTACGCGGACGAGACGCCGGAGAACGACGTACCGCCGGAGGAGTTCCTGCTCCGCAGGGCCGCCGCCTACCGCGCGTACTGGGAGAACCAGCCGCTGCGCACCCCGCAGCGCCCCCAGGGTCCGGACATGCGGCTGTACCGGCGGCTCCAGTTCGGCCGGCTCGCGCAGTTCGACGTCCTGGACACCCGCCAGTACCGCTCCGACCAGGCGTACGGCGACACGGCGCACGTCCCGGGGCCCGAGTCGGAGGATCCGTCGCGCACCATGACCGGCGAGACGCAGGAGCGGTGGCTGCTGAACGGCTGGCAGAACTCCCGCGCCGTGTGGAACGTCGTGCCGCAGCAGGTCAACTTCTCCGCGCGCAGGCTGGACCTGAACCCGGTCGCCAAGGTCAGCATGGACGCGTGGGACGGCTACCCGGCCGCCCGCAAGCGCCTGCTGGACGGGGCCGAGGCGGCCGGCGTCGCCAACCTGATGGTGCTCACCGGTGACGTCCACGTCGCCTACGCGTACGACATCAAGCGCGACTTCGACGACCCGGCCTCCCGGACGGTGGGCACCGAGATCGTGGCGACCTCCATCGCCAGCGGCAAGGACGGCGCCGACAAGCCCGCGACGTGGGAGACGTACACGCAGGCCAACCCGCACATGAAGTTCTACAACGGGCGGCGCGGCTACGCGCTGGTGACGCTGGGCCGGGAGTCGGCGCGGGCCGACTTCCGTACCGTCTCCGCCGTCACGACACCCGGCGCACCGGTCTCGACCGCCGCGTCGTTCGTGACCGAGGCCGGGAACCCCGGCCTCGAACCGGCGTGA
- a CDS encoding SPW repeat protein, with product MASPSPRPSSTIEDHPDIRALQARSERAIATPLAQAVQSLSLLAGLFLAASPWIVGFSGLTTLTVTNLIAGIAFTLLTLGFGSAAYERTHGMGWAALGIGVWTIIAPWVVAGNVTTTRTMASNVAVGAACVCLALATAVLGMTGRRSRSRARG from the coding sequence ATGGCATCACCATCACCTCGTCCGTCATCGACCATCGAGGACCATCCCGACATCCGTGCGTTGCAGGCACGTTCCGAGCGGGCCATCGCGACGCCCCTGGCGCAGGCCGTGCAGAGCCTGAGCCTGCTGGCCGGTCTCTTCCTGGCGGCCTCGCCCTGGATAGTGGGCTTCAGCGGACTGACGACCCTGACCGTGACCAACCTCATCGCCGGCATCGCGTTCACCCTGCTGACCCTCGGGTTCGGTTCCGCGGCGTACGAGCGGACGCACGGCATGGGATGGGCCGCGCTGGGGATCGGCGTGTGGACGATCATCGCCCCGTGGGTCGTGGCCGGGAACGTGACCACGACACGAACCATGGCGAGCAACGTCGCGGTCGGAGCCGCGTGCGTCTGCCTCGCCCTCGCCACGGCCGTGTTGGGGATGACCGGGCGCCGGAGCCGGAGCCGCGCCCGCGGCTGA
- a CDS encoding Asp23/Gls24 family envelope stress response protein has translation MAENQSAVTTRHNGAHHEVKGNTVIADSVVSTIAGIAARDTGGVYAMGGGMSRTIGAVRDRVAGNDDPTRGVKVEVGEKQAAIDLEIVVEYGTPISQAAGDIRSHVSDAVQGMTGLEVVEANISVLDVHIPGSDDDGDSGNSRVE, from the coding sequence ATGGCGGAAAACCAGTCCGCGGTGACCACGCGGCACAACGGAGCACATCACGAGGTCAAGGGAAACACGGTCATCGCCGACTCGGTCGTGTCGACCATCGCCGGCATCGCGGCGCGCGACACGGGTGGTGTGTACGCGATGGGCGGTGGCATGTCCCGCACGATCGGGGCCGTACGCGACCGCGTGGCGGGTAACGACGATCCCACCCGGGGCGTCAAGGTCGAGGTGGGCGAGAAGCAGGCGGCCATCGATCTGGAGATCGTGGTCGAGTACGGGACCCCGATCTCGCAGGCCGCCGGCGACATCCGCTCCCACGTCTCCGACGCGGTCCAGGGCATGACCGGACTCGAAGTGGTCGAGGCCAATATCAGCGTACTCGACGTGCACATACCGGGATCCGACGACGACGGAGACTCGGGGAACTCCCGCGTGGAGTGA
- a CDS encoding TIGR04222 domain-containing membrane protein translates to MAALFRRRVRPAVPAAVPELDPYDIAHLAGGPRRVAETALTGLRDRGLVRVLGSRVRAVPYDAGAPAGPAGHPVEEALIALCPRGRGLAAVLVGVANDPVTERIGDRLVSYGLLTRRYGLTRAGRRHLESARREGTLPAYVFEGPAALPDARFRATVTAATLPSGLGRTLLRMAKALDRDADSHGHGDSDGGHSCGGGGGGDY, encoded by the coding sequence ATGGCGGCCTTGTTCCGACGACGTGTTCGGCCCGCGGTTCCGGCAGCGGTACCGGAACTGGATCCGTACGACATCGCCCATCTCGCCGGCGGCCCCCGGCGGGTGGCCGAGACCGCGCTGACCGGGCTGCGGGACCGGGGCCTGGTCCGTGTGCTCGGCTCCCGGGTGCGGGCCGTCCCGTACGACGCGGGGGCGCCGGCCGGCCCGGCCGGGCATCCCGTCGAGGAGGCACTGATCGCGCTGTGCCCGCGGGGGAGGGGACTGGCCGCCGTGCTCGTGGGCGTGGCCAACGACCCCGTGACGGAGCGGATCGGGGACCGGCTCGTCTCGTACGGTCTGCTCACCCGGCGGTACGGCCTCACCCGGGCCGGACGCCGCCACCTGGAGTCCGCCCGCCGGGAGGGGACCCTCCCGGCGTACGTCTTCGAGGGCCCCGCCGCGCTCCCGGACGCGCGGTTCCGTGCCACGGTCACGGCCGCGACCCTGCCGTCCGGCCTCGGCAGGACCCTGCTGCGGATGGCGAAGGCCCTCGACAGGGACGCGGACTCGCACGGGCACGGCGACTCAGACGGGGGCCACAGCTGCGGGGGCGGCGGGGGCGGGGACTACTGA
- a CDS encoding serine/threonine-protein kinase, whose product MNAWTVPGYTESRELGSGGSGRVVLAVHDGTGVPVAVKYLSESLRTDGGFVQRFRAEARLLGALGSPYVVGLYEYVEAPPGAAIVMELVDGIALRALLLREGPTGPEAALTVLKGSLLGLAAAHRGGVVHRDYKPENVLVAADGSSKLVDFGIATARGTTPGVAGTPSYMAPEQWHGEPASPAADVYAATATFYECLTGHKPFRGENFAELALQHIEAPIPEDETPEALRPLIRRGLAKDPGDRPEDAEAFVAELEEIAGAAYGPDWEERGRGRLAALAALLPLLLPSAAGQASGTTALATTALGAAGAGHHLRPGLKAVLTGVAALVVAVVVAVAAGATEDAPRRTTAQSVATTSALPSVTGPSGAGTPSSSVGPSGSGSPLPSGSASPDPSGGPADEPGAPPPTLSEPAPDATDTTAPEPPPSGKPSGEPSGEPVVSPPATPPVKVTSVSVSGLRRSGDSGATANLDIATDGPGPVSVVVTWFAGTAQGELGTPDGSTTFERSGATRYTLALDHTFAENAKVCFWGVRATTDPAAATGGSSQQIQIGRGCSAA is encoded by the coding sequence GTGAACGCGTGGACGGTCCCCGGGTACACCGAGTCCCGGGAGCTGGGCTCCGGCGGCAGCGGACGCGTCGTCCTCGCCGTGCACGACGGCACCGGCGTGCCCGTCGCTGTCAAGTACCTCAGCGAGAGCCTGCGCACGGACGGCGGCTTCGTCCAGCGGTTCCGCGCGGAGGCACGCCTGCTCGGGGCGCTCGGCTCGCCGTACGTCGTCGGGCTGTACGAATACGTCGAAGCGCCGCCGGGCGCCGCCATCGTGATGGAACTCGTGGACGGCATCGCCCTGCGCGCCCTGCTGCTGCGCGAGGGACCCACCGGCCCCGAGGCGGCGCTCACGGTCCTCAAGGGCTCGCTGCTCGGGCTGGCCGCCGCCCACCGCGGCGGCGTCGTGCACCGCGACTACAAGCCGGAGAACGTCCTCGTCGCGGCCGACGGCTCGTCCAAGCTGGTCGACTTCGGCATCGCCACCGCCCGGGGTACGACCCCGGGCGTCGCCGGGACCCCCTCGTACATGGCCCCCGAGCAGTGGCACGGCGAACCCGCCTCGCCGGCCGCCGACGTGTACGCGGCGACCGCGACCTTCTACGAATGCCTCACGGGCCACAAGCCGTTCCGGGGCGAGAACTTCGCCGAACTGGCGCTCCAGCACATCGAGGCGCCCATCCCCGAGGACGAGACCCCGGAGGCGCTACGTCCGCTGATCCGGCGCGGGCTCGCGAAGGACCCGGGAGACCGCCCCGAGGACGCCGAGGCCTTCGTGGCGGAGCTGGAGGAGATCGCCGGGGCGGCCTACGGACCCGACTGGGAGGAACGGGGCCGCGGCCGGCTCGCGGCGCTGGCCGCGCTGCTGCCGCTGCTGCTGCCGTCCGCGGCGGGCCAGGCCTCCGGCACCACGGCGCTGGCCACCACCGCGCTGGGCGCCGCCGGGGCCGGGCACCACCTGCGCCCCGGCCTCAAGGCCGTACTGACCGGTGTGGCCGCCCTCGTCGTCGCGGTGGTGGTCGCCGTCGCGGCGGGCGCCACCGAGGACGCGCCCCGGCGGACCACGGCGCAGTCCGTCGCCACCACCAGCGCGCTACCGTCCGTCACCGGCCCGTCCGGCGCCGGGACGCCCAGCTCCTCGGTGGGCCCGTCCGGCTCCGGGAGCCCGCTCCCGTCCGGCAGCGCCTCACCCGACCCGTCCGGCGGACCGGCCGACGAACCCGGTGCGCCCCCACCCACCCTCTCCGAACCGGCCCCGGATGCCACCGACACCACAGCCCCCGAACCCCCGCCGTCCGGGAAGCCGTCGGGCGAACCCTCCGGCGAACCCGTCGTCTCCCCGCCCGCCACACCCCCGGTGAAGGTCACGTCCGTCTCCGTCTCGGGGCTGCGGCGGTCCGGCGACTCCGGCGCCACCGCCAACCTCGACATCGCCACGGACGGCCCCGGTCCCGTGAGCGTCGTGGTCACCTGGTTCGCGGGCACCGCCCAGGGGGAGTTGGGCACGCCGGACGGCTCCACGACCTTCGAACGCAGCGGCGCGACGCGCTACACCCTCGCGCTGGACCACACGTTCGCCGAGAACGCGAAGGTCTGCTTCTGGGGTGTGCGGGCCACCACGGATCCGGCCGCCGCGACCGGCGGTTCCTCGCAGCAGATCCAGATCGGACGGGGGTGTTCCGCCGCATGA